A single region of the Candidatus Poribacteria bacterium genome encodes:
- a CDS encoding S-adenosylmethionine decarboxylase proenzyme, producing the protein MTTLGRHLLVEYYGCDRTILNDLDLIRRYMLEAARRTGATILKDVFHAFSPHGVSGVVVIAESHLAIHTWPEYGYAAVDLFTCGNDVDPWKAFEYLKERLRAQKYLPMEIKRGILELERMPIYQEQIYGTVGV; encoded by the coding sequence ATGACCACCCTTGGCAGGCACCTGCTGGTTGAGTATTATGGATGTGATAGAACAATTCTCAATGACCTGGATCTGATCCGACGGTACATGCTCGAGGCTGCAAGGCGAACGGGTGCCACCATCCTAAAGGATGTATTTCACGCCTTTTCCCCTCACGGGGTTAGCGGAGTTGTGGTGATAGCAGAGTCTCACCTTGCCATACATACCTGGCCTGAATATGGATACGCCGCCGTTGACCTTTTCACGTGCGGCAATGACGTCGATCCTTGGAAGGCATTCGAGTATCTTAAGGAGAGACTGAGGGCTCAAAAGTATCTCCCAATGGAGATAAAACGCGGTATCCTCGAACTGGAGAGGATGCCGATCTATCAGGAGCAGATCTATGGAACTGTGGGCGTATGA